The region CTCCACGTCCTGCGGGGAGGTGCGCCGGGGCCCCGTGACCAGGGCTGCGCGGACCTGTCCCAGCGCTGCGGGCGCGGTGTGGGCGACGACCATGCCGGGAAAGACGAACTGGCCGGGGCGCACCGTCAGCCGGATCACGGCCCCGTGCCGCCCAGCCAAACGGAGCAGGCCCGCCACGTCCAGCGCTTGCAGGTAGCCGCCAGCACTGGCCCGCACTTCCCTGGCGTGGGCGGGGTCAGCGGGCGCGGCCGCCGCAGCCGGGGCCGGGTGGTCGCCCCGCTCCGGAAACTGCGCTTCAATGGTGCTCACGAGTTCGTCCGACACCAACCGGACCACCCGACCCACGTTGATGCTGCCCGCGATGTGCGCGATGAAATAGATCAGGATGGCCAGACTCACCAGCGCCAGCCCCAGCCCGAGGGTGACCGCCACATGCGGCACGAAGGGACTCTCGTCGCCGCCGCGCACGGTGCGCAAGACCAGCAAACAGTAGGCGAAGGTGGCGATGAAGGTGCCCAGCGTAATCTGGTTGCCCCGGTCGCGGGTGAAGTGCTCCAGCAGGCGGGGACCCATCTGACTGCTGGCGAGCGAGAGGGCCGCGATGGTGATGGAAAAGGTCGTGCCCGCCACCCCGATCACCGACCCCGCGATGGCCGCCAGCATCGAGCGCGCGCCGTCCGCGCTGCCGCCGTACACCCAGGGCCAGGCGCGCAGCGTCTCCAGTTCCACCCGCTCGTCCGCGTTCACGGCCCCCTCGGCGAGGAGGACGGCCAGCCCCACCATGACGGTGGGCAGGAACCAGAAGCTGTCCCGGAGAGTGGTCCACAGG is a window of Deinococcus terrestris DNA encoding:
- a CDS encoding DUF2254 domain-containing protein translates to MRGRLAVLWTTLRDSFWFLPTVMVGLAVLLAEGAVNADERVELETLRAWPWVYGGSADGARSMLAAIAGSVIGVAGTTFSITIAALSLASSQMGPRLLEHFTRDRGNQITLGTFIATFAYCLLVLRTVRGGDESPFVPHVAVTLGLGLALVSLAILIYFIAHIAGSINVGRVVRLVSDELVSTIEAQFPERGDHPAPAAAAAPADPAHAREVRASAGGYLQALDVAGLLRLAGRHGAVIRLTVRPGQFVFPGMVVAHTAPAALGQVRAALVTGPRRTSPQDVEFAVQQLVEVAVRALSPGINDPFTAIAVLDHLGAALCRVSGREMPQREHAQGGQVRLVIPATDYGGLTDVMFHQIRQNGASHPAVMLRLLEVLAIVAEQERDPGRRSSLRRHAALTLRAALRETGEEADRRDLEKRFRRFQAAVQGTAG